The sequence below is a genomic window from Planctomycetia bacterium.
AGCGATGTCGAATGTCGGCGGGAGAGCCATGTCAACCGAATCGCTGACTGCGGCGACCGATCAGAGTCGGAGGATTCGCGTTTTCGGACGCGTCCAGGGGCTCGGTGTTCGTCCGGCGGCGGCGCGCTTAGCCGCCCGTCTGGGGCTCACCGGACGAGTCGCGAACACCTGCGACGGGCTGACCGTCGAACTGCAGGGAGCTCCCGAAGCGATCGAACGGTATCTCGCTGGTTTCATCGAAGCGTTGCCTCCCGGCGCGAAAGTGGAACGGATGGAAGTCGAAGCCGATCGACCGCGTCGCGACTTCTCGACATTTGAAATCGCGTCTCGAACGGAAGTCGGAGCCGGGATCGCCGCCGTCCCGATCGACCGCAACGTGTGCGCGACCTGTTTGACGGAAGTTCGCGATCCTACCGACCGGCGCGGCGGATATCCTTTCGCGAGTTGCACGGATTGCGGTCCCCGCTACTCCATCGTCGAGGCGATGCCTTACGATCGTGCGGCAACGACGATGCGACGGTTCATGATGTGTCGGACCTGCCGGCACGAATATCGTGCGGCCGACGATCGTCGCTTCCATGCGCAAACGAATGCGTGTCCGCAATGCGGCCCTCAGGCGCGGCTGACCGATGAGGAGGGCCGAACGACCATCGGCGGAGCAGCGATTGCGGCGGCCGCTTCGGCCCTGAGCCGCGGACGAATCGTCGCGCTTAAAGGACTCGGCGGCTATCAGTTGCTCGTCGACGCGACATCGCCCGCAGCCGTGCGGCGTTTGCGCGAGCGAAAGCGGAGACGGACGAAGCCGCTCGCGGTCCTCAGCGGATCTCTCGCCGAGGCGGAAACGCTCGGTGTGCTGACCGACACCGAGCGGCGATTGCTCGTCGATCCGGCAGGGCCGATCGTCATCGTACATCGGCGGGCCGAAGCTCGGTTGGCGGCCGAGGTCGCACCCGACTTTCAGTCGATCGGCCTGCTGCTTCCGACGACGCCGCTCCATGCCCTACTGTGCGATCAAGTCGCTCGGCCGTTGGTTTGCACGAGCGGAAACTCGGAAGGGGAACCGCTCGTTTACGACGAGACCAGGGCGGAGCGCGAACTTCGAGGCGTCGCCGATCTGTGGCTGCATCACGATCGGCCGATCGCCCGTCCGATCGACGATTCGGTCGTGCGCGTGATCGCCGGTGCGCCGTGTTTTCTCCGACTCGCGCGGGGCTTCGCGCCGTATGTGTTGCCGCCGTTTTCGCAGTCGATCGACTCGCCGATCATCGCTTTGGGCGGCGAACAGAAATCGGCGATCGCGCTCTGGAACGGTTCGCAAGCCGTTCTGGGATCGCACCTCGGCGACTTGACATCCGGCGCCGCATGCGAGCGTTGGTCCGCGCAACTGAACGAATTCGCTGCGCTCTACGGCGTGACGCGTGAATCCGCGGCCATCGTGCATGATCGGCATCCGGACTACTATACTTCTCGTTGCGCCGGGCAATATCGCAATCGCCTCAGCGTGCAACATCACCACGCCCACGTGGCGGCGGTGCTGCTGGAACACGGTGCGCTCGATCGCGAAGTCATCGGACTTGCTTGGGACGGCACCGGCTACGGGGACGACGGTACGGTCTGGGGCGGTGAGACGCTACGAGCCACTTCCCACGACTTTCAGCGCGTCGCACGGTTGCGATCCTTCGCCCTCTTGGGAGGCGAGCAAGCGATACGCGAGCCGTTTCGCGTTGCCCTGGCGCTCGTTTGTGACGCAATGGGACCGGATAAGGCGGCGAGACTTGCTTGGCCCGACGTCGTACCGAGCAAAGTCGAGGCGCTGATCGATCTCGCGATTCGCTCAAGACTCTTCCCCCGCACTTCGAGCATGGGACGCCTTTTCGATGGGGTCGCCGCGTTGGCGCTGGGGATCTCGCATAGCGGCGACGAAGGGCGTCCGGCGGTGCTGCTCGAGCAGGCTTGCGATCCTCGTGCGAAGGGCAGCTACGCATTTCAAGTCGATCACCGGTCCGGATTGATCGATTGGCGTCCGCTCCTGGTCGGCGTCGTCGAAGACGTGTTCCGTGGAGTCGGACCGGGAGTCATTGCGATGCGGTTCCATCGTGCCGTCGCCGACCTCGTCTTTTCCACGGCTGCGACATATGCCGATCTACCGCTGGTCACCTCCGGCGGCGTTTTTCAGAATGCCGTGCTCGGCGAGCTTCTCTCCGCGCGACTTTCACTACGTCCGGCCGGTTGGCTGCGCTCGCTCGTCGTTCCGCCGGGGGACGGCGGCTTAGCGGCCGGACAACTGGCCGTCGCGGCGGCCCGCCGCCTGCGTACGAAAGGAAAGGGCTAATCGATGTGTCTCGCCGTTCCAGGTCGATTGGAGGAGTGGACCGACCGCGACCCGTTATTGGCCCGCGGTTGGGTCGTGTTCGGCGGCGTACGACACGAATGCCATCTCGCCTGCGTGCCCGAGGCGGAAGTGGGCGACTATGTCCTGGTTCACGCCGGAATCGCGCTTAACCGCATCGATATCGTCGCGGCCGAGAAGCTCTTACGTGAACTGCGTGATGCCGGGGAAGAGTCACCGCCCTCGGCCGAGGACGAGATGCTATGAAATACCTTGATGAATTTCGTCATCCTGGCGCGACGGAGAGTTTGCTCGAGTCGATTCGCCGCCGCGTTACCAAGCGTTGGACGATCATGGAAGTCTGCGGCGGTCAGACGCACGGCCTACTTCGTTACGGGATCGACGAAGCGCTGGCCGATGCGGTCGAACTGATTCATGGACCCGGGTGCCCGGTCTGCGTCACCGGTGCCGAAGTCATCGATCGCGCCATTGAACTTGCGTCGATCCCGAACGTCTTGGTAACCACGTTCGGGGACATGCTTCGCGTGCCCGGCAGCCGAGAAAGCTTGGCCTCGGCGCGCGCCGCGGGTGCGCTAGTGCGCATGGTCTATTCTCCGCTCGATGCCGTGGCGCTCGCCGAAAAGCATCCGGAACTCGAGGTGGTGTTTTTCGCCGTCGGCTTCGAGACGACCGCTCCCGCGACGGCCCTAGCCGTTCTGCAAGCGAAGCGGCGCGGGATCGAGAATTTTTCCTTGCTGGTCGCGCATGTTCGCGTGCAGCCGGCGATGGAAGCGATCTTATGCGCTCCCGAGAATCGGGTGCAGGCATTCCTGGCGGCGGGCCATGTCTGCACTGTGGTGGGCTGCGAGTCCTACGAAGACCTTTGCCGGCGGTACGAAGTGCCGATCGTCGTAACCGGCTTCGAACCCACGGATCTCGCGACCGGGATCGCTGCCTGCGTCGAGCAATTGGAAACAAGTCGTCATGAAGTCGAGAATCGCTACGATCGGGTCGTTCAAGCCGAAGGAAACCTTCGTGCGCGGCAATTCGTCGAGGATGTATTCGAAGCCTGCGACCGAACCTGGCGCGGTCTGGGAGCGATGCCGCTCGGAGGACTCCGACTTCGTGAGAGCTGGCGTGATTACGACGCTGAACGACGGTTTACCGCGGGAGCTTTGCCGCAAGTCGTGAGCTCATGTCGCTGTCGAAGCGGCGAAGTGCTGAGCGGACGAATCAAGCCGCCGGAGTGTGCGGCATTCGGCGGCGAGTGTCGGCCGGAGCATCCGTTGGGAGCGCCGATGGTGTCCGGCGAAGGGGCCTGCGCCGCGTACTTTCAGTATCACCGGCCGGAGTTACGTTGCGAACCACGCGCCGTCGAGGGAAATGCTTAATGAACGACTCTTCATCATGGGCCTGCCCCGTGAAGCATGCCGCGGAGCCGCAGCGCGTGTCGTTAGCGCACGGCGAAGGAGGTTCGTCGATGCGCAGATTGCTGGAAGAGCACATCTTGCCTCGATTCGATCGCCTGTCCTCTTTGCCGCTCGACGACGCCGCCGTCCTACCGCAGATCGACGGTCGGCCCGTCCTCACGACCGATGCGTTCGTCGTTTCCCCCTTGTTCTTTCCCGGCGGCGACATCGGCACGCTCTCCGTTTACGGCACCGTAAACGATCTGGCGGTTCGCGGCGCCGAACCATTGTGGCTGACGCTGTCATTGATTTTGGAAGAAGGGTTTTCGCTCCAACTGCTCGACCGTGTGCTCGAGAGCGTCGCCGAGGCCGCCAGGCGGTGCCGCGTCTCGGTCGTCGCGGGGGACACGAAAGTCGTACCGCGCGGCGCAGTAGATCGACTGTTCGTTTCGACCACCGGGCTCGGCAGACTGATCGAACCCGGCCCGTCCGGTTCGGCAACGATCGAGGTCGGCGACGTGTTGCTCGTGAGCGGCCCTATCGGCAGGCACGGAATCGCGATCTTAGCCGCGCGGGAAGAGATGGCGTTCGAGCCGCCGCCCGAGAGCGACTGCGGTCCCCTGATCGAAGCAGTCGCTGCGCTGCGAACCGCGGGCGTTCGAGTTCGAGCTATGCGCGACGCAACCCGGGGAGGCGTGACGGCGGTCATGCACGAATGGGCACGCGACTGCGGCGGAACGCTGGTGATCGAAGAAGAGCGCGT
It includes:
- the hypE gene encoding hydrogenase expression/formation protein HypE; this translates as MNDSSSWACPVKHAAEPQRVSLAHGEGGSSMRRLLEEHILPRFDRLSSLPLDDAAVLPQIDGRPVLTTDAFVVSPLFFPGGDIGTLSVYGTVNDLAVRGAEPLWLTLSLILEEGFSLQLLDRVLESVAEAARRCRVSVVAGDTKVVPRGAVDRLFVSTTGLGRLIEPGPSGSATIEVGDVLLVSGPIGRHGIAILAAREEMAFEPPPESDCGPLIEAVAALRTAGVRVRAMRDATRGGVTAVMHEWARDCGGTLVIEEERVPISSDVRGVCELLGLDPLNVANEGTMVVAVHPDDAESARSALQCVSVCARAARIGFVRARGLLPVVVKRGIGSERPLLEPSGAPLPRIC
- the hypF gene encoding carbamoyltransferase HypF; amino-acid sequence: MSTESLTAATDQSRRIRVFGRVQGLGVRPAAARLAARLGLTGRVANTCDGLTVELQGAPEAIERYLAGFIEALPPGAKVERMEVEADRPRRDFSTFEIASRTEVGAGIAAVPIDRNVCATCLTEVRDPTDRRGGYPFASCTDCGPRYSIVEAMPYDRAATTMRRFMMCRTCRHEYRAADDRRFHAQTNACPQCGPQARLTDEEGRTTIGGAAIAAAASALSRGRIVALKGLGGYQLLVDATSPAAVRRLRERKRRRTKPLAVLSGSLAEAETLGVLTDTERRLLVDPAGPIVIVHRRAEARLAAEVAPDFQSIGLLLPTTPLHALLCDQVARPLVCTSGNSEGEPLVYDETRAERELRGVADLWLHHDRPIARPIDDSVVRVIAGAPCFLRLARGFAPYVLPPFSQSIDSPIIALGGEQKSAIALWNGSQAVLGSHLGDLTSGAACERWSAQLNEFAALYGVTRESAAIVHDRHPDYYTSRCAGQYRNRLSVQHHHAHVAAVLLEHGALDREVIGLAWDGTGYGDDGTVWGGETLRATSHDFQRVARLRSFALLGGEQAIREPFRVALALVCDAMGPDKAARLAWPDVVPSKVEALIDLAIRSRLFPRTSSMGRLFDGVAALALGISHSGDEGRPAVLLEQACDPRAKGSYAFQVDHRSGLIDWRPLLVGVVEDVFRGVGPGVIAMRFHRAVADLVFSTAATYADLPLVTSGGVFQNAVLGELLSARLSLRPAGWLRSLVVPPGDGGLAAGQLAVAAARRLRTKGKG
- a CDS encoding HypC/HybG/HupF family hydrogenase formation chaperone; this translates as MCLAVPGRLEEWTDRDPLLARGWVVFGGVRHECHLACVPEAEVGDYVLVHAGIALNRIDIVAAEKLLRELRDAGEESPPSAEDEML
- the hypD gene encoding hydrogenase formation protein HypD; this encodes MKYLDEFRHPGATESLLESIRRRVTKRWTIMEVCGGQTHGLLRYGIDEALADAVELIHGPGCPVCVTGAEVIDRAIELASIPNVLVTTFGDMLRVPGSRESLASARAAGALVRMVYSPLDAVALAEKHPELEVVFFAVGFETTAPATALAVLQAKRRGIENFSLLVAHVRVQPAMEAILCAPENRVQAFLAAGHVCTVVGCESYEDLCRRYEVPIVVTGFEPTDLATGIAACVEQLETSRHEVENRYDRVVQAEGNLRARQFVEDVFEACDRTWRGLGAMPLGGLRLRESWRDYDAERRFTAGALPQVVSSCRCRSGEVLSGRIKPPECAAFGGECRPEHPLGAPMVSGEGACAAYFQYHRPELRCEPRAVEGNA